In Chitinophaga sp. HK235, a single window of DNA contains:
- a CDS encoding FecR family protein: MNKNTDIDIVIRYLEDPDNEQLKKQLNDWIQEDTANLDIFLDMKAMWQGDPLPAASAFDTQGQWLQLNTALETLPAETTATAKRTASRKSRVIQMKSRYWWAAAAVLAAGLTWTWFGPGSYKTITTAQNLDSLHLPDGSMVYINAHSTIRYSRSFGKNNRQIKIDKGEAFFDVVQNDALPFKVDAPDVEVQVLGTAFNVKAAKTGVKVFVQSGKVSAAYKGTEKKVILTPGQEASLLRHGNSIDTRLHKEKNNILAWKTRCLTFDDAPLTEVAAALSDFYNVQVIISNQQLADKKLLATFPNMPLEEVLDIMRKTLQINITYKNNLVEIH, encoded by the coding sequence ATGAATAAGAATACAGACATAGATATAGTGATCCGTTATCTGGAAGATCCGGACAATGAGCAGCTCAAAAAGCAGCTCAACGACTGGATTCAAGAGGATACCGCAAATCTGGATATCTTCCTGGACATGAAGGCTATGTGGCAGGGCGATCCCCTTCCAGCCGCATCTGCTTTTGATACCCAGGGCCAGTGGCTACAACTGAATACCGCCCTTGAAACCCTGCCAGCTGAAACTACGGCTACGGCTAAACGAACCGCTTCCCGCAAATCCCGCGTGATCCAAATGAAATCACGCTACTGGTGGGCAGCCGCCGCAGTACTCGCTGCTGGCCTCACCTGGACATGGTTCGGGCCCGGCAGCTATAAAACCATCACTACCGCACAAAACCTTGACAGCCTCCACCTCCCGGACGGCTCCATGGTATATATAAATGCACACAGTACCATCCGCTATTCCCGCTCTTTTGGCAAGAATAACCGGCAGATAAAAATTGATAAAGGAGAAGCTTTCTTTGACGTAGTGCAAAATGATGCCCTTCCTTTTAAAGTAGATGCACCGGATGTGGAAGTACAGGTACTGGGTACCGCCTTTAATGTAAAAGCCGCCAAAACCGGCGTCAAAGTATTTGTACAATCCGGAAAAGTAAGCGCCGCCTATAAAGGAACAGAGAAGAAAGTGATCCTGACACCCGGTCAGGAAGCTTCCCTCCTGCGCCATGGCAACAGCATCGATACCCGGTTGCATAAAGAAAAGAACAATATCCTGGCCTGGAAAACAAGGTGCCTCACCTTCGATGATGCTCCGCTCACCGAAGTAGCTGCTGCACTATCCGATTTCTACAATGTACAGGTTATCATCAGCAACCAGCAACTCGCTGATAAAAAACTGCTGGCCACCTTCCCCAATATGCCGCTGGAGGAAGTGCTGGACATCATGCGGAAAACACTTCAAATCAACATCACCTATAAAAACAACCTGGTAGAAATCCACTAA
- a CDS encoding RNA polymerase sigma-70 factor: MLQLSNDEIVKGIRSRDKEVFEAVFKQFAPSMYNIAYRYVKDEDDANDMVQDVFLNLWKGAENLDERAPINHYLARATVNTCLNRIKKEQRKEVYAKEQLLTASPADNTHSLLEHKELEAQYRSALDKLPEQCRRVFEMSRLKGLSPAEIAEQLNISINTVYAHLTTALKKLRVVLINKE; the protein is encoded by the coding sequence ATGTTGCAACTAAGTAACGACGAAATAGTTAAAGGCATCAGAAGCAGGGACAAGGAGGTCTTTGAAGCTGTTTTCAAACAGTTCGCCCCTTCTATGTATAATATTGCCTATCGTTATGTAAAAGATGAAGATGATGCAAACGATATGGTGCAGGACGTATTCCTCAATTTGTGGAAAGGTGCGGAAAACCTGGATGAGCGCGCTCCCATTAATCATTATCTGGCCCGCGCCACTGTGAACACCTGTTTGAACCGTATTAAAAAAGAACAACGGAAAGAAGTATATGCAAAAGAACAATTGCTGACAGCCTCTCCTGCTGACAACACCCATTCCCTGCTGGAACATAAGGAACTGGAAGCACAGTACCGCTCTGCCCTCGATAAATTACCGGAACAATGCCGCCGTGTGTTTGAAATGAGCCGTCTTAAAGGCCTGTCCCCGGCTGAAATAGCAGAACAACTGAATATCTCTATTAATACTGTATACGCTCATCTCACCACCGCACTGAAAAAACTGCGGGTTGTTTTAATCAACAAGGAGTAA
- a CDS encoding carboxypeptidase-like regulatory domain-containing protein, which translates to MKKTITGMFALAAMVVGMSSFRSADATTVRSLESASIKIDSLSAADSLARFDSLSLVGLDSAARIDSFTSVDSISRFAGLDSVKGMDSLRAVEGGSITGKVTPAEGATAVEADNGSEKLKGTVSSGSFAIPAAKAGTYTITIHGKAPFKNAVIKDVKVEDGKATDLGEIKLEQ; encoded by the coding sequence ATGAAAAAAACAATCACAGGAATGTTCGCTTTAGCTGCAATGGTAGTAGGAATGTCTTCGTTCAGAAGCGCAGATGCAACGACTGTCAGGTCTTTGGAAAGTGCTTCAATCAAAATTGATTCTCTGTCTGCAGCAGACTCATTAGCCCGTTTTGATTCTCTTTCCCTGGTAGGACTGGATTCAGCGGCGCGTATTGATTCTTTCACCAGTGTAGATTCCATATCCCGCTTTGCAGGCCTGGATTCTGTTAAAGGTATGGATTCCCTCCGCGCAGTCGAAGGTGGTTCTATTACTGGTAAAGTTACACCTGCCGAAGGCGCTACAGCTGTAGAAGCCGATAACGGTAGTGAAAAACTGAAAGGTACTGTTTCCAGCGGTTCTTTCGCTATTCCGGCTGCCAAAGCTGGTACCTACACCATCACTATTCATGGTAAGGCGCCTTTTAAAAACGCCGTTATCAAAGATGTAAAAGTAGAAGATGGTAAGGCTACTGACCTCGGCGAAATCAAGCTGGAACAATAA